The Bacteroidia bacterium genomic interval ATTTGGAAATCCTGAAAGGGCTGAACTTTAAAACTACCCTGGGTTACAGAACTCAAAACAGCACAGAAGGTTATTTTAAACCACAGACCTTTGTGCTTTCAGCGGGTGGAGCGTTTTTAGAATCCGTAAAAAGAACACGCCTACTTAATGAAAATTACCTAACCTATACGACACCCATTGGTCAAGGTAATTTAACCGCTACGGCTGGTCATTCTTATCAAAAAAGTACTACCGAAGGGCTAGAAGCCGGCGCAAGAGAATTATTGACAGATGTCTTTTCCTGGTATAACCTGGAAGCCGGTCAGATTGATCAACGCACCATTGATTCACGTTTCTCTGAATCTGAAATAGAATCGGTTTTCGGGCGCGTTAATTTAGACTGGGCAAACAAATACTTGCTTACCGCTACCGTTCGTCGGGATGGTGCGTCAAACTTTGCTGCAAATAATAAATATGCAATTTTCCCTTCTGTTGCAGTTGGATGGAAGATTTCAAACGAAAATTTCTTAGTCAATAACACTAAGCTTTCTAACCTCAAATTAAGAGCGAGTTATGGGTTAACGGGTAATCAAGCCATCGGGCCTTATGAATCACTTGCTATCTTTAATGTTCAGCCACCTAGTGTAGTTGATGGACCATTTGGGGTAGAACTGGCTCGTGAAGCAAACCCGGATTTAAAGTGGGAAACCTCTATTCAAACAAATATTGGAGTGGATATTGGTTTGTTCAATGATAAAATCACGCTTAGCGCAGACTATTATAACATTGACACAGAAGACCTTTTAGCGATAGATAGAGCTTCAAGTTTTTACTTAGGAACAACGGACTTAGATGTCCTGAGGAATGTAGGTTCTATTAATAATAATGGGATTGAGCTTAGCTTAAGTTCAAACAACATTAATAAAAAGGATTTTAGATGGACTACTAACCTCAATTTTGCTAGAAACAGAAATGAAGTAGTAGAGTTATCTGGAGGTACAGAAATTATAGGTAGCGGTGCTCCTGGTTATTTCTCTGGTGCTACCACCTATATTTTACGAGAAGGAGAGGCCCTGGGTCTATTTTGGGGCTTAGATTATCAAGGTGTATATCAGGGAGGCGATATTCCTGCAGGTACAGCCTTGAAAGGAGTGTCTTTCGATGGAAATGGCAACCCAATACCCGGAGAACCCTTGTTTGCTGAAGTAGCCGATGAAGATGGCAACTTTGATGGTGTGATTGACGACAATGACAGACAGATAATCGGTGACCCAAATCCTGATTTCACCTTTGGTATTGCGAATACGTTTACGTACAAAAATTTTGACTTAAATATCTTCTTCCAGGGAGCAGTAGGCGGAGAAATTTTCAACCTGACAGCTGTTCAGTTATATAATGGCGACAGCAATGGCTTAACAGATGTTTTAAATTCCTGGACGCCAGAAAATACAAACACTAATATACCCCGAGCAGTTATAAGAGGGAGAGAGCGTTCCTCTCGTTTCGTAGAAGACGGAAGTTATCTACGACTGAAGAATGTAGCTTTAGGATATAGCTTGCCTACGGGAATGTTGGAAAAAATAGGAATAGGTTCTGTTAGGCTATCTGTTAGTGCTCAAAACATACTTACGTTCACTAATTATTCCGGATTAGATCCAGAGGTAAGTTACTTTGGTAGTGGAGGAGAAAACAGAGGAGATGATAATATTATTGTAGGACATGATTTTGGTAATTATCCTAACCTTAGATCAATTACTGTTGGCCTTAATTTAAAATTCTAAATCAATAAAAATTTTCTCAAGATGAAAATATATAAGATTTTATTTACGTTGATATTTGCCCTTTCAAGTGTGGGATGCTCCAATTTGGAAGAGGATGCAATAAGTCAATTGGAGCCGAGTGAGCGGTCGGTAGATTTGGAAATAGTCGAAACTACTGTTGCGGGTGCTTACGGCCATTTAGATGCGAGAGCATTTCTGTCCAGAGCACTGGGCTTGACTTTAATGTTGCGTTCAGATATGGTAGATATAGGAAATCCTTCTACTAATGCTGAAAGAGTTGAACATGATCAATTTACCTTATCCGCTAGCAATCCTCTGATCTTAAACATATCAAATCCTGAAAGAAGTTTCTGGCCTCGACTTTATCAGATGGTAAGAGGTGCCAATGAAACCCTTCGGGAACTTGAGGTTTTGGATGAACAAGCTCCTGGGGTGAAGGAAGAGATAACTGCTAGAGCACGATTTATAAGAGCATTTGCCTACTATCATTTGGTAAGACTTTTTGGAGATGTTCCCTATTTGGATGAAACAACTACTACCGCAGAAGCATCTGTAGCAGCAAGAACCTCTGCTGATGCCGTTTATGAAAGCATCATTGCCGATTTGGAATATGCCAAGCAATGGCTACAGGATTCAAGAGCCAATAGGGCTATTCCTGCTAAATCAGCTGCTAGTGCTTATCTGGCAAGTGTGTATCTCACCAGAGGAGAATATCAAATGGCATACAATGAAGCTACTGATATTATCTCCAAGGCAGGAACGTATAACCTCGCATTGGAACCAGATTATCGTAACATTTTCCATGCAGAAAATACTGATTTTTCGATAGAACCCATTTTTGTAATAGACTTCGTTGGAACCAATATTAATGATGAATCCAGAGACTATCTGGCTGCATTTACAGGTTTCTTTGGTCAAGGCACCTATTATGCTTCAGGCGGATGGTCTGTAATGGTACCTGCTCAAGCAGTATATGATACCTGGGATGATGGAGACTACAGAAAGTCAGTCAATTTTGATGCTGAGGCAGTTGATAACTCTGGAAATGTAATTCCATTTACCAATTATTCTAGCCTGGACGGTAGAAACGCCAATCGCCCACATATTTCGAAGTACACTGCCATGGCTGGCGATTTGCCACAGGCCAATACTAGCGGAAGGGATTCTCATTCCAATTATCAATTGATGCGTTATGCAGAGGTGCTCTTAATCGCTGCTGAGGCTGCTGCTGAATTGGGTAATACCACAGAAGCTGCTCAGTATGTCAATATGATTAGGGAAAGAGCAAGAAATGGTGATGGTACAGCTGCTCCAAGTGCTGTACCCGCAGACATTGCATCAGCTACTGTTGAAGACGTACTAGAAGAAAGGAGATTAGAGTTGGCCTTTGAGCAGAAAAGATGGTACGACATTGTCAGAAGAAGAATGGGAGATAGCGTATTTGGGCCAAATGGTTTTGAAACTGAGCTCCAGGGCACGCAAAACTTTGATCCATCCAGAGATTACTTGCTACCCATTCCACCTTTAGAAATAGCAAACAATCCTAATTTGACCCAAAATCCTGGCTACTAATTGGGTGAATAATGTTTAGCCGTTCTAGATATTTTCTAGATAAAAAATTGGAACCGATACTTCGTTTGTTTGGTTCAATCACATACTGAAATCAAATACTTTAGCTGTTTCTTCCTTAAGAAACAGCTAAAGTAAAGGTTTCAGAAAAAAATACTCCTCGCTTAATAATAAGGTTTTAGGTTCAGGCGCTAGTTAATCCATTGCTGAATTACGCTTTGCAGAAAAAGCGAGCATTTTGTGCAATATCCCAATTACAA includes:
- a CDS encoding TonB-dependent receptor — translated: MNNLLENFIEPSKKLMGLFVLFISLSTLSVNAQVITGKVSNENGEALFAATVVVQGTTTGTTTDANGNFRIEASSEAVLRISYVGYETQTIPVNGQTSFNITMVEETKELEEVVVIGYGTVQKSDVTGSVSSVKADEIQAFPLLNAGQALQGRAAGVVVQTQNGGEPGADISIRVRGSSSLNASSDPLVVVDGFVGASFPQQNDIESIEILKDASATAIYGSRGSGGVILVTTKKGKSGKPTLEFNTSYSSQETTNRLDLLDANGFAQYQNMIRTNAGDSPYAQGTENTDWQDEIYRMGSTQNYQLSVSGGSDNVNYYLSGTFFNQEGIVVNSDFEKIQFLANIDATVGNRLTIGMNSVASRSEQNGVSTQSTGRDAIGSVNGGGDDVVALAFRFAPDVGRFNDAGNFSQNTVGDDIENPWAVATQIRNQTKSDNVRTNMYADLEILKGLNFKTTLGYRTQNSTEGYFKPQTFVLSAGGAFLESVKRTRLLNENYLTYTTPIGQGNLTATAGHSYQKSTTEGLEAGARELLTDVFSWYNLEAGQIDQRTIDSRFSESEIESVFGRVNLDWANKYLLTATVRRDGASNFAANNKYAIFPSVAVGWKISNENFLVNNTKLSNLKLRASYGLTGNQAIGPYESLAIFNVQPPSVVDGPFGVELAREANPDLKWETSIQTNIGVDIGLFNDKITLSADYYNIDTEDLLAIDRASSFYLGTTDLDVLRNVGSINNNGIELSLSSNNINKKDFRWTTNLNFARNRNEVVELSGGTEIIGSGAPGYFSGATTYILREGEALGLFWGLDYQGVYQGGDIPAGTALKGVSFDGNGNPIPGEPLFAEVADEDGNFDGVIDDNDRQIIGDPNPDFTFGIANTFTYKNFDLNIFFQGAVGGEIFNLTAVQLYNGDSNGLTDVLNSWTPENTNTNIPRAVIRGRERSSRFVEDGSYLRLKNVALGYSLPTGMLEKIGIGSVRLSVSAQNILTFTNYSGLDPEVSYFGSGGENRGDDNIIVGHDFGNYPNLRSITVGLNLKF
- a CDS encoding RagB/SusD family nutrient uptake outer membrane protein — its product is MKIYKILFTLIFALSSVGCSNLEEDAISQLEPSERSVDLEIVETTVAGAYGHLDARAFLSRALGLTLMLRSDMVDIGNPSTNAERVEHDQFTLSASNPLILNISNPERSFWPRLYQMVRGANETLRELEVLDEQAPGVKEEITARARFIRAFAYYHLVRLFGDVPYLDETTTTAEASVAARTSADAVYESIIADLEYAKQWLQDSRANRAIPAKSAASAYLASVYLTRGEYQMAYNEATDIISKAGTYNLALEPDYRNIFHAENTDFSIEPIFVIDFVGTNINDESRDYLAAFTGFFGQGTYYASGGWSVMVPAQAVYDTWDDGDYRKSVNFDAEAVDNSGNVIPFTNYSSLDGRNANRPHISKYTAMAGDLPQANTSGRDSHSNYQLMRYAEVLLIAAEAAAELGNTTEAAQYVNMIRERARNGDGTAAPSAVPADIASATVEDVLEERRLELAFEQKRWYDIVRRRMGDSVFGPNGFETELQGTQNFDPSRDYLLPIPPLEIANNPNLTQNPGY